The following are encoded in a window of Syngnathoides biaculeatus isolate LvHL_M chromosome 3, ASM1980259v1, whole genome shotgun sequence genomic DNA:
- the LOC133498556 gene encoding hatching enzyme 1.2-like isoform X2: protein MQCHLELCSDSFHVSAITLYDLVDFICFTFLIPHFPSHSFYIAVLHKQEDDFAEDLSDLSVSEILERANSNHIRSADEPLLIEGDIAIDNDAERNADPCTARGCTWRKSTDGKVYIPYYITNHFSSREKAIITRGLESFSSFSCIRFRPTRSSDRDWLSIESQNGCYSFVGRRGGKQVVSLARRGCLYHGTVQHELLHALGFNHEQTRNDRDNHIRVLLQNVQSGMEHNFRKIATLNQGTSYDYNSVMQYHKYAFSKNNQPTMLPIPNANVSFGNAKEMSRADIARLNTLYKC, encoded by the exons ATGCAGTGTCATTTGGAATTATGTTCAGATAGCTTTCATGTCTCTGCAATTACTCTTTATGATTTGGtagattttatttgtttcactTTTCTAATACCTCATTTTCCCTCCCATTCGTTCTATATTGCTGTGCTACACAAACAGGAAG ATGATTTTGCAGAAGATCTGAGTGATCTTTCTGTGTCTGAAATTCTGGAGAGAGCCAACAGTAATCATA TCCGTTCAGCCGATGAGCCATTACTGATTGAAGGAGACATTGCCATCGACAATGATGCAGAGAGAAATGCTGACCCCTGCACCGCTCGTGGTTGCACATGGCGCAAGTCGACTGATGGAAAGGTCTACATTCCCTATTACATCACCAATCACTTCT CATCCCGTGAGAAGGCCATTATCACCCGCGGACTGGAGTCCTTCTCTTCATTTTCCTGCATCCGCTTCAGGCCCACCAGAAGCAGCGACCGTGACTGGCTGAGTATCGAGTCCCAGAATgg ATGCTACTCTTTTGTCGGCCGTCGTGGTGGTAAGCAGGTGGTTTCTCTGGCTCGCCGAGGATGCCTTTACCATGGCACCGTCCAGCACGAGCTGCTCCATGCGCTTGGATTCAATCACGAACAGACACGCAATGACAGAGACAACCATATCAGGGTTCTACTGCAGAATGTTCAGTCTG GAATGGAGCACAATTTCAGGAAGATTGCCACTCTCAACCAGGGCACTTCTTATGACTACAACTCTGTTATGCAGTACCACAA GTATGCTTTCTCCAAGAACAACCAGCCCACCATGCTTCCCATCCCTAACGCTAACGTATCCTTTGGCAATGCTAAGGAGATGAGCCGCGCTGACATCGCCAGGCTCAACACACTGTACAAGTGTT AA
- the LOC133498556 gene encoding hatching enzyme 1.2-like isoform X3 — MKEERGVMLHLRWGPHVHFFERQSHKYVKAYKNPGKNFWCQVPTENPRSARMAFFKFSALAVLLLSAHCWADIEADDFAEDLSDLSVSEILERANSNHIRSADEPLLIEGDIAIDNDAERNADPCTARGCTWRKSTDGKVYIPYYITNHFSSREKAIITRGLESFSSFSCIRFRPTRSSDRDWLSIESQNGCYSFVGRRGGKQVVSLARRGCLYHGTVQHELLHALGFNHEQTRNDRDNHIRVLLQNVQSGMEHNFRKIATLNQGTSYDYNSVMQYHKYAFSKNNQPTMLPIPNANVSFGNAKEMSRADIARLNTLYKC; from the exons ATGAAGGAAGAGCGAGGCGTGATGCTGCATCTGCGGTGGGGTCCGCACGTGCATTTCTTTGAGAGACAGAGTCATAAAT ATGTAAAAGCATATAAAAACCCAGGCAAAAACTTCTGGTGTCAAGTCCCCACAGAGAATCCAAG GTCTGCTCGAATGGCTTTTTTCAAGTTCTCAGCTCTGGCTGTTTTGTTGCTGTCTGCCCACTGTTGGGCTGACATCGAGG caGATGATTTTGCAGAAGATCTGAGTGATCTTTCTGTGTCTGAAATTCTGGAGAGAGCCAACAGTAATCATA TCCGTTCAGCCGATGAGCCATTACTGATTGAAGGAGACATTGCCATCGACAATGATGCAGAGAGAAATGCTGACCCCTGCACCGCTCGTGGTTGCACATGGCGCAAGTCGACTGATGGAAAGGTCTACATTCCCTATTACATCACCAATCACTTCT CATCCCGTGAGAAGGCCATTATCACCCGCGGACTGGAGTCCTTCTCTTCATTTTCCTGCATCCGCTTCAGGCCCACCAGAAGCAGCGACCGTGACTGGCTGAGTATCGAGTCCCAGAATgg ATGCTACTCTTTTGTCGGCCGTCGTGGTGGTAAGCAGGTGGTTTCTCTGGCTCGCCGAGGATGCCTTTACCATGGCACCGTCCAGCACGAGCTGCTCCATGCGCTTGGATTCAATCACGAACAGACACGCAATGACAGAGACAACCATATCAGGGTTCTACTGCAGAATGTTCAGTCTG GAATGGAGCACAATTTCAGGAAGATTGCCACTCTCAACCAGGGCACTTCTTATGACTACAACTCTGTTATGCAGTACCACAA GTATGCTTTCTCCAAGAACAACCAGCCCACCATGCTTCCCATCCCTAACGCTAACGTATCCTTTGGCAATGCTAAGGAGATGAGCCGCGCTGACATCGCCAGGCTCAACACACTGTACAAGTGTT AA